In one window of Prionailurus bengalensis isolate Pbe53 chromosome B3, Fcat_Pben_1.1_paternal_pri, whole genome shotgun sequence DNA:
- the HMG20A gene encoding high mobility group protein 20A isoform X2 — translation MNERREQLRAKRPEVPFPEITRMLGNEWSKLPPEEKQRYLDEADRDKERYMKELEQYQKTEAYKVFSRKTQDRQKGKSHRQDAARQATHDHEKETEVKERSVFDIPIFTEEFLNHSKAREAELRQLRKSNMEFEERNAALQKHVESMRTAVEKLEVDVIQERSRNTVLQQHLETLRQVLTSSFASMPLPGSGETPTVDTIDSYMNRLHSIILANPQDNENFIATVREVVNRLDR, via the exons ATGAATGAGCGTCGAGAACAGCTTCGAGCAAAAAGACCAGAAGTCCCATTTCCAGAAATCACAAGGATGTTAGGCAATGAATGGAGTAAACTGCCCCCTGAGGAAAAACAG CGCTACCTTGATGAAGCAGACAGAGATAAGGAGCGTTACATGAAGGAACTGGAGCAGTATCAGAAGACTGAGGCCTACAAGGTCTTCAGTAGGAAAACCCAGGACCGTCAGAAAGGCAAATCTCATAGGCAAG atGCAGCCCGACAGGCCACTCATGATCATGAG aaagaaacagaagtaaaGGAACGGTCTGTTTTTGACATTCCTATATTTACAGAGGAATTCCTGAACCACAGCAAAG CCCGGGAGGCAGAGCTCCGCCAGCTTCGCAAATCCAACATGGAGTTTGAGGAGAGGAATGCAGCCCTGCAAAAGCACGTGGAGAGCATGCGCACAGCAGTGGAGAAGCTGGAGGTGGATGTGATCCAGGAGCGGAGCCGCAACACGGTCTTACAGCAGCACCTGGAGACCCTGCGGCAGGTGTTGACCAGCAGCTTTGCCAGCATGCCCTTGCCTG GAAGTGGAGAGACACCTACAGTGGACACCATTGACTCATATATGAACAGACTGCACAGTATTATTTTAGCTAATCCCCAAGACAATGAAAACTTCATAGCTACAGTTCGAGAAGTTGTGAACAGGCTTGATCGTTAG